The genomic region TTTATCTGTTCATGCAGTTGGGGGCGTTCTTTTTGGCCATCGTTGTTTCCAACAGATATGGAACTGAGACCATCGAAGAATACAGCGGCATAGGCTGGAAGTCGCCCTATCTCGGTTTTTTCATGGCAGTCTTCATGTTTTCTCTCACTGGGATTCCGCCTACCGCCGGTTTCATCGGAAAAATGTATCTATTCGCTGCTCTGATTAACGGTGGTTCTCAGTTCTACTGGCTCGCCATTATTGGTGTTCTGAATAGTGTTATTTCTCTGTACTATTATATGAGAATTGTGAAGGTGATGTATTTTCAAGGTGAGCGGGTGAAGGACCTTTATGTTCCCGGTGGAATGTCATTGGCTATTGTTTTGGCCATGGGTATTCCTTCAATCTTTTTCGGAATTCGGTGGTCATTCCTTGCTGATTGGGTGAACAGCTCACTGAAGTTTTTCGTAGCCGGCTTCTAATCAAACACTAATTCTACCCGAGATTACTCAGTTATTTCAGAGGGGATTGGTAAATTCGATTCTGATTATGATTGAGCATTATTTTCCAATAATGATTGTCTTTATTGTGGCAGCGGGCTTTGCTTTCGGAAGTCTCATTTTGACGCATCTGATGGGCCCACGGGTTCCGAATTCTGTAAAACTAATGCCATATGAATCGGGCGTGGATCAGGTCGGAGAAACGAGGATTCGGTTTTCCATCCGATTTTTCCTCATCGCGCTTTTGTTCATCATCTTCGATATTGAAATTGTTTTTCTCTATCCATGGGCGGTGGTGTTCAAAGATTTTCTTTCAGCAGGTCCCTTCATTTTTTTCGAAATGGTTGTTTTTCTTGCTATCCTTGCATTCGGTTTTATCTACGTCTGGCGAAGCGGTGCGCTAGAATGGGAATAGTGTGAATCAGGGATTTGAGTGTGAACGATACACCACCTATTACTAATTAGGATAAAATAATGTCATGTCCTTGATTAAAGACGACATCAAATCAAATATATTGACTACAACAATTGAGAGTGCTGTGAACTGGGGTAGAAAGA from Candidatus Neomarinimicrobiota bacterium harbors:
- a CDS encoding NADH-quinone oxidoreductase subunit A translates to MIEHYFPIMIVFIVAAGFAFGSLILTHLMGPRVPNSVKLMPYESGVDQVGETRIRFSIRFFLIALLFIIFDIEIVFLYPWAVVFKDFLSAGPFIFFEMVVFLAILAFGFIYVWRSGALEWE